The genomic window CTAACCCCTTCTGTTTATCAATCAGTTCCATAATTGCCAATGTTAGCTCAGTTTGCTGGATGACTGGTTGACAATGCAGAGTGATGGGAACAGTATAGGCTCAATTCCTGCATCAGCAAAGGTTACCATAAAGGACtccccttctcaacctctccccttgcttgAGGCaatggtaaccttcaggttaaaccaccatcagtcatctctctgtaatgagaaagcagcccttTCGTCCAATAAGACTAGGACGACTTTACCTTTATTGAACAATACAACTTAGTTAGTATTATCTACCACTCAAAACCAATTACCTCATTTTCTGATTCAACTTAGCAGTTTGATGTGTTACTAGATTCTTACCTCTAATATTTAGCATGATTAATATCTTCTTCCAATGGGAAGGGTCACCCAGAGAGGTCCAATTGAGATAAACTTACAGTACTATTCTTCCTCTAACTTGACATAAGGGCAAAACTTCGAAAAGCCTATTATAATTTAAAAAACATCACCTATATGTTGCAGAAAGATACACCTATTATTGAAAAGATTTTTATGGTAATTAATGAAATCCCTTGATTGTTATAGGTGCTTGAAACCAGATATAGTCATCATGGTTATAACGTATTGTCTGCTGAGTTGATGTAAAGTTCACAGTATCACATGTGAGGTTAATAACCAGCTTCCTGGTGCGGTTTGGAATTCTGTAGTTAAGTTTGGGTCGGAACCACTGAACTCCACAATCTCTGTGACCTTGGACAAGTAGCACAGTGTTCATCAGAGGAATGGATTTCAATTCATTGAAGATGTCCTTGACAAACAGTGTGTGGAAAAGTTTTCGGATGCAGGAGACTGTTTTCAAGCTCTCCTCAGTGCTGCCAAAGACAATCCGCTCCATGTTAATCTCATACATTTCCTTTGGGTTAACAATATTTCCACCCAACAGAATGTGCACACAAGGAACCAGTGTCAACATGAACAGTGCCTCCAAATTCTGGAAAATCTCATCGAGCTCAGAC from Chiloscyllium punctatum isolate Juve2018m chromosome 3, sChiPun1.3, whole genome shotgun sequence includes these protein-coding regions:
- the mad2l1bp gene encoding MAD2L1-binding protein, with the protein product MAAAAGQFTMADKGKSGLTVEEFPGLGPVEGSRENSSDRGGDELPVLFPGPVSVDSCCRLVCELLKHVLYQRQQLPLPYQQLAFFSRTDSGLADNSMLSHSRKNEQNNCKKFQKVLSELDEIFQNLEALFMLTLVPCVHILLGGNIVNPKEMYEINMERIVFGSTEESLKTVSCIRKLFHTLFVKDIFNELKSIPLMNTVLLVQGHRDCGVQWFRPKLNYRIPNRTRKLVINLTCDTVNFTSTQQTIRYNHDDYIWFQAPITIKGFH